In a single window of the Bradyrhizobium erythrophlei genome:
- a CDS encoding phasin, with amino-acid sequence MTEPKLEVPAELRDLAEKTIDQAEKAFGMFFDAANKSMTSIPNPGTEISKQALSFTEQNMKAAFDHARKLVHATDLQQAMQIQSEFLKSQFTNAGEHMRQITGGVVSAAKDASKGKS; translated from the coding sequence ATGACTGAACCGAAGCTGGAAGTGCCGGCCGAATTGCGCGATTTGGCCGAGAAGACCATCGATCAGGCGGAAAAGGCGTTTGGGATGTTTTTCGATGCCGCGAACAAATCGATGACGTCGATCCCAAATCCGGGAACGGAGATTTCCAAGCAGGCCTTGTCGTTCACCGAGCAGAATATGAAGGCTGCGTTCGACCATGCGCGGAAATTGGTTCACGCGACCGATCTTCAACAGGCCATGCAAATTCAATCGGAATTCTTGAAGAGTCAGTTTACCAATGCCGGCGAACATATGAGACAGATCACCGGCGGGGTCGTGTCTGCGGCCAAAGATGCGTCGAAGGGCAAATCTTGA
- a CDS encoding RMD1 family protein, producing MIPTPLANRLGRRVTAHALHVGDRINTTGFEGDALSAVPLAVRVGKAGVAVLFRYGVVVLINLSPEEEVTLLERLSPRIEGRLTRFEEETATAELSSEIEDQVQAGGPVQLRDMSPERLLVIADVLAKSVVLAHDEREAAKVLEIIEPFAKELADHGRTRRNRKGILQLIGNALLVQHRVSGRVAVAEKPDALWDRPDLERLYARLEDEYELKERVDALNRKLAVVAETANTLADIIDTRRSLRLELIVVVLIAFEIVGTFYQIYAARGH from the coding sequence ATGATACCAACGCCTCTTGCAAACCGGCTTGGCAGGCGGGTGACCGCCCACGCTTTGCACGTCGGCGATCGAATCAACACCACCGGCTTTGAAGGCGATGCGCTTTCGGCGGTCCCTCTGGCGGTCCGGGTTGGCAAGGCAGGCGTTGCCGTACTGTTTCGCTATGGCGTCGTAGTGCTGATCAATCTGTCGCCGGAGGAAGAAGTCACCTTACTGGAAAGGCTGTCACCGCGCATCGAAGGACGGTTGACCCGTTTCGAAGAGGAAACGGCGACAGCCGAGCTTTCCAGTGAGATTGAGGATCAGGTCCAGGCGGGAGGGCCGGTTCAGTTGCGAGACATGTCGCCTGAAAGGCTTCTTGTCATTGCCGATGTGCTGGCGAAAAGCGTTGTGCTTGCCCACGACGAGCGCGAAGCCGCCAAAGTGCTGGAGATCATCGAGCCGTTTGCGAAAGAACTGGCCGATCACGGACGAACCCGGCGGAATCGAAAAGGGATTTTGCAACTGATCGGAAATGCACTGCTGGTCCAGCACAGGGTGTCGGGCCGTGTGGCAGTAGCTGAAAAACCCGATGCTTTGTGGGACCGGCCCGATCTCGAGAGACTCTATGCCCGGCTTGAGGACGAATATGAACTCAAGGAGCGTGTCGATGCCCTCAACCGGAAACTTGCCGTGGTGGCCGAAACCGCCAACACGCTTGCTGATATCATCGATACCCGCCGATCGCTGCGCCTTGAACTCATCGTGGTCGTGCTGATCGCATTCGAGATCGTCGGCACGTTCTATCAGATTTACGCCGCCAGGGGCCACTGA